aattttgaacaattccttcatgttttttcgcaattgcagtaataaagtgtgttcagtttaaaatttaaagtgacagtaacggttttattttaaaacgtttttgtactttgttatcaagtttatgcctgtttaacatgtctgaactaccagatagactgtgttctgaatgtggggaagccagaattcctattcatttaaataaatgtgatttatgtgataatgacaatgatgcccaagatgattcctcaagtgaggggagtaagcatggtactgcatcattccctccttcgtctacacgagtcttgcccactcaggaggcccctagtacatctagcgcgccaatactccttactatgcaacaattaacggctgtaatggataattctgtcaaaaacattttaggccaaaatgaacccttgtcagcgtaagcgtggctgctctgttttagatactgaagagcatgacaacgctgatattaatatctctgaagggcccctaacccagtctgatggggccagggaggttttgtctgagggagaaattactgattcagggaacatttctcaacaggctgaacctgatgtgattgcttttaaatttaagttggaacatctccgcattctgcttaaggaggtattatccactctggatgattgtgaaaagttggtcatcccagagaaactatgtaaaatggacaagttcctagaggtgccggggctcccagaagcttttcctatacccaagcgggtggcggacattgttaataaagaatgggaaaggcccggtattcctttcgtccctccccccatatttaaaaaattgtttcctatggtcgaccccagaaaggacttatggcagacagtccccaaggtcgagggagcggtttccactttaaacaaacgcaccactatacccatagaggatagttgtgctttcaaagatcctatggataaaaaattagaaggtttgcttaaaaagatgtttgttcagcagggttaccttctacaaccaatttcatgcattgtccctgtcgctacagccgcatgtttctggttcgatgagctgataaagacgctcgatagtgattctcctccttatgaggagattatggacagaatcaatgctctcaaattggctaattctttcaccctagacgccactttgcaattggctaggttagcggctaagaattctgggtttgctattgtggcgcgcagagcgctttggttgaaatcttggtcggctgatgcgtcttccaagaacaagctacttaacattcctttcaagggggaaaacgctgtttggccctgacttgaaagagattatctctgatatcactgggggtaagggccacgcccttcctcaggatcggccttttcaaggcaaaaaatagacctaattttcgtccctttcgtaaaaacggaccagcccaaagtgctacgtcctctaagcaagagggtaatacttctcaagccaagccagcttggagaccaatgcaaggctggaacaaggggaaagcaggccaagaaacctgccactgctaccaagacagcatgaaatgttggcccccgatccggaccggatctggtggggggcagactctctctcttcgctcaggcttggtcaagagatgttctgatccttgggcgctagaaatagtctcccaaggttatcttctggaattcaagggacttcccccaagggggaggttccacaggtctcagttgtcttcagaccacataaaaagacaggcgttcttacattgtgtagaagacctgttgaaaatgggagtgattcatccagttccattaagagaacaagggatggggttctactccaatctgttcatagttcccaaaaaaagagggaacgttcagaccaatcttagatctcaagatcttaaacaagtttctcaaggttccatcgttcaagatggaaaccattcgaactattcttccttccatccaggaaggtcaattcatgaccacggtggatttaaaggatgcgtatctacatattcctatccacaaggaacatcatcggttcctaaggttcgcattcctggacaaacattaccagttcgtggcgcttcctttcggattagccactgctccaaggattttcacaaaggtactagggtcccttctagctgtgctacgaccaaggggcgttgcggtagtaccttacttggacgacattctgattcaagcgtcgtcccttcctcaagcaaaggctcacacggacatcgtcctggcctttctcagatctcacggatggaaagtgaacgtggaaaagagttctctatccccgtcaacaagggttcccttcttgggaacaattatagactccttagaaatgaggatttttctgacagaggtcagaaaaacaaaacttctagactcttgtcggatacttcattccgttcctcttccttccatagctcagtgcatggaagtgatcgggttgatggtagcggcaatggacatagttccttttgcgcgcattcatctaagaccattacaactgtgcatgctcagtcagtggaatggggactatacagacttgtctccgaagatacaagtaaatcagaggaccagagactcactccgttgtggctgtccctggacaacctgtcacaagggatgacattccgcagaccagagtgggtcattgtcacgaccgacgccagtctgatgggctggggcgcggtctggggacccctgaaagctcagggtctttggtctcgggaagaatctcttctaccgataaatattctggaactgagagcgatattcaatactctcaaggcctggcctcagctagcgaggaccaagttcatacggtttcaatcagacaacatgacaactgttgcgtacatcaaccatcaggggggaacaaggagttccctagcgatggaagaagtgaccaaaatcattctatgggcggagtctcactcctgccacctgtctgctatccacatcccaggagtggaaaattgggaagcggattttctgagtcgtcagacattgcatccgggggagtgggaactccatccggaaatctttgcccaagtcactcacctgtggggcattccagacatggatctgatggcctctcgtcagaacttcaaagttccttgctacggggccagatccagggatcccaaggcggctctagtggatgcactagtagcaccttggaccttcaaactagcttatgtgttcccgccatttcctctcatccccaggctggtagccaggatcaatcaggagagggcgtcggtgatcttgatagctcctgcgtggccacgcaggacttggtatgcagatctggtgaatatgtcatcggctccaccttggaagctacctttgagacgagaccttcttgttcagggtccgttcgaacatccgaatctggtttcactccagctgactgcttggagattgaacgcttgattttatcgaagcgaggattctcagattctgttatcgatactcttgttcaggccagaaagcctgtaactagaaagatttaccacaaaatttggaaaaaatatatctgttggtgtgaatctaaaggattcccttgggacaaggttaagattcctaggattctatccttccttcaagaaggattggaaaaaggattatctgcaagttccctgaagggacagatttctgccttgtcggtgttacttcacaaaaagctggcagctgtgccagatgttcaagcctttgttcaggctctggttagaatcaagcctgtttacaaacctttgactcctccttggagtctcaatttagttctttcagttcttcagggggttccgtttgaacccttacattccgttgatattaagttattatcttggaaagttttgttttagttgcaatttcttctgctagaagagtctcagaatgtatctgctctgcagtgttctcctccttatctggtgttccatgcagataaggtggttttacgtactaaacctggttttcttccaaaagttgtttctaacaaaaacattaaccaggagattatcgtaccttctctgtgtccaaaaccagtttcaaagaaggaacgtttgttgcacaatttggatgttgttcgcgctctaaaattccatttagatgctacaaaggattttagacaaacatcttccttgtttgttgtttattcaggtaaaaggagaggtcaaaaagcaacttctacctctctctctttttggattaaaagcatcatcagattggcttacgagactgccggacggcagcctcccgaaagaatcacagctcattccactagggctgtggcttccacatgggccttcaagaacgaggcttctgttgatcagatatgtagggcagcgacttggtcttcactgcacacttttaccaaattttacaagtttgatacttttgcttcttctgaggctatttttgggagaaaggttttgcaagccgtggtgccttccatttaggtgacctgatttgctccctcccttcatccgtgtcctaaagctttggtattggttcccacaagtaaggatgacgccgtggaccggacacacctatgttggagaaaacagaatttatgtttacctgataaatttctttctccaacggtgtgtccggtccacggcccgccctggttttttaatcaggtctgataatttattttctttaactacagtcaccacggtaccatatggtttctcctatgcaaatattcctccttaacgtcggtcgaatgactggggtaggcggagcctaggagggatcatgtgaccagctttgctgggctctttgccatttcctgttggggaagagaatatcccacaagtaaggatgacgccgtggaccggacacaccgttggagaaagaaatttatcaggtaaacataaattctgtttttcttacacctgagaccttatatcattgaccctttataacttttgtgtgcaatattttattttaataatttgtattagtgttattatgagtgtaactgtactttgtagtgtatttttaacgtgttttgtgacactttttgttttgcaaaacaattaactagagctctgaagacatggtaatcattctagcttaaatcccGCAAGTgatatgtgtttactttcaacttgtaatacgagcagtaaacccaacaagtgcaaacacccgcaataaaaccATTATCGCTCACGCGTAACTGTTAGGGCTCTACTCATTATCTGGCCCACAGTGTTTTCACTTCTGCTagggattctgggtaaggatatACAAGTAACCAAATTTACATCAGTCTATGGGATCAAGTCTTTGGTATCTGTTGTAAAACGCACTCAGACAGAATCTCCACAGAGaatccacacacacaaacacagattgtCATGTTTCTATGCAGAATGGGATCCCCCAAGTCCAGAGGTCTTCTACATACCAACAGGGAAGGAACCAATGCCTCAAGTTGTTCCTGAAGGCAAAGGAACCATTGTATATGAAATCAGATCAGGTAATTACATATTAATCTGTGGGTTTGGAGCTTTGTTATTTTGGACTCATTTTTTGCTTCTCAATactgtgtatttgttttgtttagttaaaTGTAACTTAGACCCTAAAATGTGAACATTTTTACTGCAACAATATGTAAACTTGATTAGATATTGTAACAATGTTTTTTTAAGCATACAAGGGATCCTACTTCACTGGCTCTCGGACCGGGGGAAGACGATGTATTGGCAAAATGCCTGGGACAAACCCTGACCAGCATTCTAATAATGATCTGCGATTTGAATCACGGTTTGAAAGTGGGAATCTGCAAAAAGCTGTCAAAGTGTGAGTATCATGTATGTAGCACAGTAAGGGAATAATATAAGGGGTCTAAAAAAAGATCAAAGCAATTGTGCCATATGGTGAAAACTGTCAGGGTAGGTCTCAGTTCTGGTTCCAGGAAGTTTCATATAGTAATCAATTTTGGAGATTTTATAAGGTTGTGGTGTGAATTCAAGGAGGGATTGGAAGGGGGGATACAGCGTGAGTTTTAGTTACAGCAAGGATTAATGGAGTTCACAGCCATAATTTGGAAATTTATATTGGGGTTCAGACTCTTAAAGCTAAGGATGTAGGAAATTACAGCAAGTGTACAATAAACTATCAGTGggactgatgatctaaagctctttgctctggAGAACTTATCTAAGACATATTGTCATTACTGAGAGGACCCTAAAATAATTTTAGAAGGGCAGATTTTATCACAAGAGCTGTTTATCCTGCTACACAGATTCTttatgtaaaagaaagatatgcacATTACAATATAAAGCTCAAAAAAGCCGCCAGATATTTTGCCCAATTTCTCGTCATTCCAACGAGATTTTGAACATCAAGCACAATGAGAAGACAAATTGCATAGTGAGTAGTTAGGGCCAGGAAGGTAAAACATTCTTGGatactttatttttataatcaaatgAAATGTAAAACAACCATGTTTTTGTTTGATTTGAAATATAGATGTTTTGTGGTTTGAGTTTTTATGAAGCTGCCTATTTTACACCTTCTGACTGCATAGCATTTTCACACAGATAATACTCGGCAACCTTGATCTTTTGTACTGTTGTACTCTCTTTACAGGGGGAAGTATGAATATGAGCTCACCCTACGCACAGACCTCTACACAAGCAAACATACCCAGTGGTTCTATTTCCAAGTACAAAACACAAAGAGGGGTGTTCCATACCGCTTCACAATCACCAACTTGATGAAAAGCAACAGCTTGTACAACTCAGGCATGAAACCTTTGATATACTCCCAACAAGATGCATTACTGAAAGGTGTAGGATGGATGAGGGAAGGTAGAGACATAAAGTATTATAAGAGCAACAGGACACAAGATGGTATAACTTTATATTGTTTAACTTGGACCTTTGAGTTCCCCCATGACCAAGACACCTGCTTCTTTGCCCATTGCTATCCATACACATTCTCAGACTTACAAAGGGATCTCCAGATACTGACCGGTGACCCAGAGCGATCTCAGTATTGTAAATTGCGTTCTCTGTGCAGGAGCTTGGCTGGCAACACAGTGTACCTGCTCACCATCACTTCTCCCTCAGAGAATCCCACAGCCGCAGCCAGTAAGAAAGCTGTAGTGGTTACAGCCAGAGTACACCCTGGGGAGACCAATGGGTCATGGATGATGAAAGGTTTCTTGGATTTCCTCCTGAGTGAGTCACCTGATGCCCAGCTTCTCAGGGATACTTTCATATTCAAGGTGGTGCCCATGCTAAACCCTGATGGGGTAATTGTAGGAAATTACCGCTGCTCTCTGTCTGGGAGAGACCTGAATAGAAACTACAGAAGTATGCTGAAGGATTCCTTCCCATGTATTTGGCACACTCGAGCCATGATTAAAAGGTGAGAATGACCTACTAGGTAGTCAGATGCACATtcatttaagggatactaaacctacattttttcttccatgattcagatagagcatgcaatttgtaagctactttctattttactcctcttatcattttttcttcgttctcttcttatctttatttgaaaaagcatgaatgtaagtttaggagccagcccatttccaatgtgttcagctaacttcctgcagtgcaatgctgctcctttaacaaagaataccaaagaaatgcagcaaatttgctaattgaagtaagttgttttaaattgtattctctatctgaatcatgaaagaaaaattttgcgtttcatgttttttttttttaactatttcactCTGGTTTGGGTACAAGATTAAGTTTGTGATTAGCTAatagctgtcacattatacaggaagagtggaaatagacataactgagatttgtcagaaaaaaatctactactcattcagttcagacttaggggcctatttatcatcatgtgagcggatatgatccgatattgcggatcatgtccgctgcacatcgataaatgcagacggcttacgctcttggcatttatcattgcaccagcagttcttttgaactggtgctgcaatgctgccccctgcagattcgcggccaatcggatttccggcgatctctgtccgccgcctcagagcaggcggacgggttttggagcagcagtatttagaccgctgcttcataacttgtgtttctggtgagcctgaaagctcgccagatacacggggcatcaagctccgttctgagcttgataattcggcccctaagtgctattgcattgtctttgttgtATGCATtagctgattatgcaaatctactgttttacTGGTGCGTGTGCTTCATCACTatggacacacatatatacagtatatctatatgtgtgtgtatgtgtttcttggGTGTATCAAAGCCagagcctcaccagtctctgacctcactgcacgtcactgctattatcaaatgttgGCGACTCTTTGTGGTATAGACTGTGTAGGAGGAAACAGGGCATTTTATGTGCTCAGAACATAAAGTCTTGAGCTTTGATCTGAAAGTGGGAAGTTCTTGGCTAGATCTGATGGTTGCCTTATTATACGTATGACAACCTCCCATATCTTCATTACTGTGAACCTTTTTAGAGGGCCCACTGGATCATACATAGTAATGAGTCTATTTGTTTTGTAGGAAGCCAATTTAGTTTCTGGTGTGTGGTTAAGCAGGCCCCTTTTTATTCCTCAGGCTCCTTGCTGAAAGAGAGGTTCTGCTGTATTGTGATTTCCATGGACACAGTCGTAAGAGCAATGTCTTTATGTATGGCTGCAACAACAAGAACCAGCCTGAAGTGAGGCTTCATGAGAGAGTATTTCCCCTAATGCTAAGCAAAAATGCACCAGAGAAGGTATGTGAGGAAGGCTTAGGTGCTGCACAGTAGTTCTGAATTTTTACAAAAACGTTGTTACTTTCTCaggtgatttcccccccccccccaaaaaaaaattcagaatcTTTTTCATATCTTATTATATTCCCCTAATCATTCCAATCTGTCTTGTCTTTTTATGTAATTGCCAGAACACATACatattctaaatataatgtttagaTAAATGTATTCATCTTATTTTGTATGCTTAGAATGAAAACAAGGAAGTGTTAGCTCAATGACATTGTCTATATAAAATCACATCAaatgttttaaattaatacaaGGCCTGGTGTATATTTTTTGATCTACTACATTATGGTTATTTTAAGACAAGTCTACAGCAACATCTACTTATTTTCTTGCTTGCGTTTAATTTTTAGAACATTTTGTCTCATTGAGCTTTTATGATGATGTCATCGATTACATCATTGGTTGCACCATCAATTACATAATTTATCATATGCTATTAAATTACCTTTTTAGCAATGgaaatcattttatattttattgtttgttcAGTCAGGTTAgagtgtaatgttaaagggacatgaaacccaaacccttaattttttttattattatttggatagaacatacaattttaaacaactttccaatttacgtctatcaaatttgcctcattctcttgttatccacttTTCTATCTCTTCTGATGAGGGCaattagggacacatataaaacaggcaatacaaGATAGTGTACCAACAATGCTGTGTGTAAAGCCTGTTAGATGGTagcgttaaagtgatggtaaatcctagtgtttcaaaacactaggatttaccagcactaaaaagAAATGGAACCTTCAGTTATGACTTTTTAAAAAAGGTATGTTAAATGtaccttttctttttttcaatgAGATGAAGTTTCCAGTGCCGTACGGctcacacagctattggctaagagtggaaacttcacctcattgaaaaaagagAGCTTTGCCATGGGCTGCACTAAAGTTATTACTAAAGGTCCCATTTATTTTTGGTGCTGGTaaatggatttaccatcactttaacaatactatattgcacactctcttttattgcctgtggCTGCTACATAATACTGGCTAGCTACATATTTTCCATGACCAGCTGGCCATATCTGCATATAATTAACCACTTTCTTTGCCAGTATCTGACCTGCTGGCTATACTAGCCTGTATTAGATCTCGTAATTTCTTGCTTGTACCAGACCCTCTAAGAACTAGCTGCTTATACCTGAGTACTGACTGTATCATGTAATCACGTTCCATTCCTGTCTCTAGCAAACCTACTTGGTTTCCTAGACTCGACCACTGCCAGCTGTCTACTTCTAGTCCGTAATTCTGTTTCTTGCTTGTATCTTACTTTACATCCAACTCCAACTTCAGACCTAACATGTATGATCTGAATTGCAGCAGTCAAGGATGTAAACACTTCTAATTACCAGTAGGATAATGCTGTGTTACACCATTCGTTTGAAAACTTTCAACAACATTAAAAGAAATGAGAGTTCTAGTTTATGGCTCCAGAATTGCCTTTTTGTATGGCTCATATAATTAAAGAGCTTGAAGGATCTATTCATGTGTGTAAACCCAAAGCAATgaacttgcattaaagggacattccagccaaaattccaAATCCACATCCACATGGATTAATTGCAgtcttgaatagaaacatttttgtaatataaatgcattagcagaaatgcttctaataaaagctattgctgATTCAAAAGTGTATTTGAATATGCactgtacaccagcattttaaacatagcacttgctcagagagcctaacatgcttgtaccatctggtaatgactcaatttgttaattgctgacatgatacaagccccactgactctctgagcagctgtagtatttaaaatgctagtgcactgagaatatctagctatgctttatatgcacagaaaaatgttaacactaaaacagtgataacttttactagaagcatttttgccagtatatgtataatgcaaatatctttctattcaaagatgtaattcatctatgtgcatttaatttttgactggaatgtccctttaacaatgtatttaaatgGAATTTAAGTAGAATGCAGGCTTCTCAGGCAGGGTGTGGTATTTGTAGTCAGCTTGTACCTTCTGTTTCAGTTCTTTTTTAAGGGATGtaaatttaaagtacaaaaaagcaaagaaggcACGGGGCGGATTGTAATGTGGAGGCATGGGATCAAGAACAGCTATACTATGGAAGCTACGTTTGGGGGATCTACGCTAGGTAAGACCTCGTATGCTTTACAATGTATGTATAATAAGATAGTGTCCCATGTTTGCATATATTTTGTAAAGACcatcatttacattttaaatagttttgtggTTATTTTAATATGAAAATGAGTCATCTAAAATGTGTTACACTTATGAGCAGAGAAATGCACTTCTTAGAACATTTTACAACTGCactattttttttgcataaagtttTATGATTAACCCAGAAATAGGGTTAAACTCCTagtttaaagtcagttccagagcagcgatgcactactgggagctaaatgaaCACATCTGGTCTGCAGATTTTTGATCAACAGCTCCTTAGAACAGCTGTGTTCAACTATGATCATATTGGTCCAGTGAGAATGCAGATG
The nucleotide sequence above comes from Bombina bombina isolate aBomBom1 chromosome 7, aBomBom1.pri, whole genome shotgun sequence. Encoded proteins:
- the AGBL2 gene encoding cytosolic carboxypeptidase 2, with the protein product MPQVVPEGKGTIVYEIRSAYKGSYFTGSRTGGRRCIGKMPGTNPDQHSNNDLRFESRFESGNLQKAVKVGKYEYELTLRTDLYTSKHTQWFYFQVQNTKRGVPYRFTITNLMKSNSLYNSGMKPLIYSQQDALLKGVGWMREGRDIKYYKSNRTQDGITLYCLTWTFEFPHDQDTCFFAHCYPYTFSDLQRDLQILTGDPERSQYCKLRSLCRSLAGNTVYLLTITSPSENPTAAASKKAVVVTARVHPGETNGSWMMKGFLDFLLSESPDAQLLRDTFIFKVVPMLNPDGVIVGNYRCSLSGRDLNRNYRSMLKDSFPCIWHTRAMIKRLLAEREVLLYCDFHGHSRKSNVFMYGCNNKNQPEVRLHERVFPLMLSKNAPEKFFFKGCKFKVQKSKEGTGRIVMWRHGIKNSYTMEATFGGSTLGNKKGTHFTTKDLKSLGHHFCDTLLDYCDPDNSKFRLCLSELQSLVQEQIRQKLKQLGRDIDSDVSWSDVSLSDLESSTSGSNSSESDGLPAHLLNIAEKFYPKKKRLRSRKERNRLHQKSSFKNKTKPHNLVNISETSSHNLKSTTSKEFEKREKEKRNVKIKSEEGHLSQTEPNKEMQTSAAKTADNAEKPLLSYTRKPDSVTLKTQLINKLPTSFVGDFSLVDGICHRHVAVKSREPGNGNRLPLIITVIQRASLPPYTKELSALKQHPPPFHAMLDFTSHKRRVADHVLKRDRPIISRALVPTAGTKPFRFASGGEKHTNSEATICSVEPQQSSRHTICRTNRIHLDPVMSLVTSGDTNSSVDRVDSFINKQKISQSLRRVYDPESCLISVSEDSTFSKEN